The genomic interval GGACCCGTCAGTTACCGTTCGACGCGGGGACGTCGCCGCCGACGAGCGTGTCGAACGAACTGGGGTCCTCCCACAGTTCGCCGAGCGTCGCCGCCGCGAGGAACCGCGTCGGGCCGACGACCCACTCGGTCGTCACGTCGGCGTCCGCCGCCGGGGCGTGGGCGTCGAACCACCACGCGACGTAGCGGCCGTCCTGCAGTTTCGCCGTCGGGTACAGCTCCTCGCCGACCGCCACGTCGATGCGCGTCGCCTCCTCGACGTCCGGCCGGTCCTCGGACTCGTCGGCCACCAGCACCTCGATGTCCACGCGGCGGGCCCCCCGCTCCGCGTCGTCCGCGGGGGTCGCCGTCCCGAGAGCGCCGTCGTTCATGGGGCTACCGTTCGCTTCCGGCTATATAAGCGTCAGTCAGGCAGGTGTCAGACGCACGTCGGCGTTCGTGACTGTGCCCCGGAACCGACCGTGTCGTGCTCGTACGACAGCACCCCACAGTTCCCCCGACGGCGGTGGAACTAAGCCGACGGCGAGAGCGTTCGGCCCATGGACGTTGATGACATTCGGCGCGTCACGGTGCTCGGTGCGGGGAGCATGGGGCACGGCATCACCGAAGTGACCGCTCTCGCGGGGTACGACGTGGTGATGCGGGACATCGAGGAGGACATCGTCGAAGAGGGGTACGACAGCATCCGGTGGAGTCTGGAGAAACTCAGCGAGAAGGGCCTCGTCGACCAGGACCCCGAGGAGGTACTCGGACGCATCTCGACGGCCGTCGATTTGGAGGAGGCCGTCGCGGACGCGGACCTCGTCATCGAGGCCGCGCCCGAGCAGATGGAGATAAAGAAGGACGTGTTCGGCGACCTGGCGGAGTTCGCGCCCGAGGACGCCATCCTCGCGTCGAACACGTCGTCGCTCTCCATCACCGAGATAGCGAGCGTCACGGACGACCCCTCCCGCGTCGTCGGGATGCACTACTTCAACCCGCCGGTGAAGATGGACCTCGTCGAGGTCATCTACGGCGCGGAGACGAGCGACGAGACGGCCGAGGCGGCGTACGCGTTCGTCGAGTCGTGCGAGAAGACGCCCATCTTCGTCCGCAAGGACGTCAACGGGTTCGTCGTCAACTCCGTCCTCGGGCCGTTCGGCGACGAGGCGGCGTGGATGGTCTCGGAGGGCGAGGCGACCGTCGAGCAGACCGACGCGGCGATGGTCCACCAGCGGGGCTACCCGATGGGACCGTTCGAACTGTCGGACATGACGGGCATCGACATCGGCTACCACATCCGGAAGGAGGCGGGAAAGCCCATCCCGCCCATCGTCCAGGAGAAGGTCGACGCCGAAGAACTGGGCCAGAAGACCGGCAAGGGCTACTACGACTACGAGGACGGTGGGGGAACGACGTACGAACCCGGAGACGGCGAGGGGTTCGACACGCTCCGTATCGAGGCCCGGATGGTCAACGAGGCCGCGAAGCTCATCGGGAACGACGTCGCCACCGCGGAGGCCATCGACACCGGGATGCGTCTCGGCACGGGCTTCCCCGAGGGGCCGTGCCGCCGTGCCGACAAGGAGGGGCTCGACACGATCCTCGACAAACTCCGGACGCTCCACGACGAGACCGGCGCCGACCGCTACGAACCCGCCGACTACCTCGTCG from Halomarina salina carries:
- a CDS encoding 3-hydroxyacyl-CoA dehydrogenase/enoyl-CoA hydratase family protein, which produces MDVDDIRRVTVLGAGSMGHGITEVTALAGYDVVMRDIEEDIVEEGYDSIRWSLEKLSEKGLVDQDPEEVLGRISTAVDLEEAVADADLVIEAAPEQMEIKKDVFGDLAEFAPEDAILASNTSSLSITEIASVTDDPSRVVGMHYFNPPVKMDLVEVIYGAETSDETAEAAYAFVESCEKTPIFVRKDVNGFVVNSVLGPFGDEAAWMVSEGEATVEQTDAAMVHQRGYPMGPFELSDMTGIDIGYHIRKEAGKPIPPIVQEKVDAEELGQKTGKGYYDYEDGGGTTYEPGDGEGFDTLRIEARMVNEAAKLIGNDVATAEAIDTGMRLGTGFPEGPCRRADKEGLDTILDKLRTLHDETGADRYEPADYLVELVESGKTGEDAGEGFYSYGGSDGERDYHTIQHSLREDGLLEITLDRPERLNALNGDLMEEVQHLLDSTPEDDVRAVTFEGTGDRAFSAGADITGFAGLEPHEVGVTEFFEAVANYPKPTLAKIDGFCLGGGHELALACDLRIATEDSEFGFPEINLGLIPGGGGTQRAMRMLTDARAKELVFRGHRIDAELAEEWGLINRAVDDDEFDDVVAEYLDDLLTGPPVALRKAKQVMNAGRDQDLSAGLELESQAFGLLLGTEDMQEGAAAFMEDRDPEFEGK